The following proteins come from a genomic window of Nicotiana tomentosiformis chromosome 12, ASM39032v3, whole genome shotgun sequence:
- the LOC138903052 gene encoding uncharacterized protein, whose amino-acid sequence MAKTSKIVPQKEAASSSRLAGNGAAAEPHPEEFVPAGCPTVADFKIEKTSSSPKDVAMRPPSGNEDVPLESPAPRFDKGLNKSGSSRQLQAQIDAIQIEAEEFKKNMDLITSQKESVQTQLALAEAQLRDAKEKTSVQAKRIEELQSKRNSAVSSQESLATKLEAAKSKVAIASTKADAKVAQFKVDIEAIQAQAKSMVDHARWEARREALEGVHAQGFDILAEIENAKVEEARARKLAFPEEDSESLTESEGREDPEDEEASPEEDQAA is encoded by the exons atggcgaaaacttctaaGATTGTCCCACAAAAGGAGGCCGCCTCTTCATCACGGCTCGCCGGCAATGGGGCTGCGGCGGAACCACACCCTGAGGAGTTCGTTCCTGCAGGGTGCCCGACCGTTGCCGATTTTAAGATTGAAAAAACTTCCTCG TCTCCCAAGGACGTTGCTATGAGGCCTCCATCCGGTAATGAGGATGTGCCTCtcgagtcccctgctccgag GTTTGACAAAGGCTTGAACAAATCGGGCAGCTCCAGGCAGCTCCAGGCGCAGATAGACGCGATACAAATTGAGGCCGAggagttcaagaaaaatatggacctCATAACCTCGCAAAAGGAATCTGTCCAAACACAACTGGCGTTGGCCGAGGCTCAGCTTCGGGATGCAAAGGAGAAGACCTCGGTGcaggccaagaggatcgaggagctccaATCTAAGCGTAATTCGGCTGTTTCTAGCCAAGAGAGCCTGGCCACGAAGCTCGAGGCAGCCAAATCTAAGGTGGCCATAGCCAGTACCAAGgccgatgctaaagtggcccaattCAAGGTTGACATCGAAGCTATTCAGGCACAAGCCAAGAGCATGGTGGATCATGCAAGGTGGGAAGCTCGAAGGGAAGCCCTtgagggagtccatgctcaggGCTTTGACATACTGGCAgaaatcgagaatgccaaggtAGAAGAAGCTAGGGCTCGGAAGCTGGCTTTtcctgaggaagactccgagagcTTAACTGAATCTGAAGGTAGGGAAGACCCAGAGGATGAAGAGGCTTCCCCCGAAGAGGACCAAGCCGCTTAG